From the Hordeum vulgare subsp. vulgare chromosome 1H, MorexV3_pseudomolecules_assembly, whole genome shotgun sequence genome, the window AAGTATACCTCCACAGAGAGTCAGAGATAAGTATACCTCCACAACTTGGCCCCAGCAGCTCTTCCCTCTCTAAGGAAGGATTAGAGCCAGGTGTGAAGAAAGGGACGTCGGTGTCCTGTCGCCGGCAACGGCCCGGATGTGTTTCACAAACTAGCAGTAACAGTGCCGTTATGTGCGATCGATCGATTCTTTTGGATCAATCATGGGTGACAGCGAAGGACACTGGCCCCACTGACCACAAATAGAGGTGATCCAGGCGAGCCTAATATAATGGCGAATATGCCCTAACCCACCCCCCTAGGCAAGGACCTCAGATCTTCATCGTCGGTTGGATACTCATGGGAGATCCGGATGAAAATCTCACAACTCCTGCTGCCTTCGGCGAAAACCCAAGATCAATCGATCGAATGACAATGACGCATTTGTGTCGTTTTCTTTTTGAAGGCGTCATTCTTAAAGGTGTACATTAGCTTGAGGGACTTGTGGACGGTTTCAGTTGGAACGACATTTCATGTGATGCATCTACGACGTGTAGTCTCGATGACATGGCACGGTAGGGACTCGGCAACGGATGTGTGATGATAGATGCGTGCGGGGAGGTGACATTGTCTGGTGTCGTGGGGCATCGATGACAGGTTTGTCAAGGTTGACGCGTCGGTAACTGCTCTGAAGATGCATCAGTGAAAGATGGTGGCAACGACCGTTAAGTGTGTAGGACCGGTTTGCATATCAAAACCAGTATTTGTTTGTTTGAGGCATTCAACTTTAGTGGTTAGTCATTTGTGTTATATCTGTTTGGTAACTACTACTCCTATTAGTTTTGGGCTATGGGCATTCCTTCACTAAATGAATATGAACGACAGGTTGGCTTTAGACTTCGTGATGTACGAGTATTTTGTAAGGTCTTTATAAATGGTTATTAATAAAATCCGAGGTCACCCGACTTTTCacagagaaaaaaaatcatggatGACAGCTCATTGTACTGCATCGGTTGCCGACAACGACGTGTACACGTATGTGCACCGCGCAATAATCTTTAATTTCGCGCGTTGGTTTCTTGCTCCGGCGTGATGCACGGGTTGCTCTGGCATGCACGATGGATACCATGTCTAGTCACCAGTCACCACACATAAACGAGTCGAATGCTCAGTCACGATGCCTCACTAGCTTCCGAATGTGGAAGTCCACGAGATCAATTTCAGCTCATCAAATAAGGAAAACCTTCTGAAACTAATGGCGACGCAAAACGCGTACATGTTTGCAGTGCGAGAGCATGGTGGCTGTCGAGCGGCGGCTGAAGGAGCTGGGCATCCAGTACATCAAGCGGTGCGTGGAGGAGGGGGGCATCAACGTGGACCAGATCTTCTTCCACGACCCCGACGGCTTCATGATCGAGATCTGCAACTGCGACAACCTCCCGGTCGTCCCGCTCGCCGACCAGACGTTCGCCATGGCCGCCTGCAAGAGGTTCGCCCCCGTCAAGCAACAACAGCTGCCCATGCCAGTGGCACAAGCGCCTCCTGCTCCGCCGGCGGCGGCCACACAGTGCATTCCGGCGCCAAACCCGGCGATGCAGCGCGTCGGCGCTGAGGATGTGGCGCATATCTCGTGCGCGTGAGG encodes:
- the LOC123426754 gene encoding methylmalonyl-CoA epimerase, mitochondrial-like — translated: MLNTTVAMVSSGGKGSVLPLASLNHISIVCRSVEESLDFYMNVLGFTPIRRPGSFDFDGAWLFNYGIGIHLLQSEHPESLPAKKEINPKDNHISFQCESMVAVERRLKELGIQYIKRCVEEGGINVDQIFFHDPDGFMIEICNCDNLPVVPLADQTFAMAACKRFAPVKQQQLPMPVAQAPPAPPAAATQCIPAPNPAMQRVGAEDVAHISCA